The Spirosoma sp. SC4-14 DNA window TCAGTCCCGAGAGCATCCGGGCCTGGCTATGGGCCGAAAGACCAAGTTCGCCCAGATACTTCAGAAAATTCATCAACTGCTTCTCTCCCACCTGCATAGGCGACATGGCCGGATCGGTCAGTAGTATGTATTCGTGCAATTTTTCGGCGTCGTGCAGGTATGCCTCTACGGAGTTTTCAGACAGCGACCGTTCGAGTTTGAGATAGTTCTTAAATGCGTTTATATAACTTTGCCACACAGGACGGTTTATGGTTTATGGTTTATAGTATACGGTTGGCGAACGTGTCAGCCATTCTTGCACCAGCTAACCGCATGCCGAATACCGTAAACGCAAACCAAACATGAAACAGATTCTTATCATAAATGGTCCCAACCTGAACCTGCTGGGTACGCGGGAACCAACCATCTATGGAAATCGCTCGTTCATCGACTATCTGAAAACGCTGGAAGAACAGTTTCCCGACGTGCAACTTCGCTATTTTCAGTCGAATCATGAGGGTGAACTAATCGATAAAATTCATGAACTGGGCTTTACGGTAGATGGTATCGTGATCAATGCTGGTGCTTATACACATACTTCGATTGCCATTGCTGATGCACTTTCGGCCATCACGGCTCCGGCCATTGAGGTCCATATATCCAATGTTCACGCCCGGGAGTCGTTCCGTCACCACAGCTATCTGTCGGCCAAATGTAAGGGTATTATTGTAGGTCTCGGCCTGAAAGGTTACGAAATGGCCATTCGCTATCTGCTGACGGTTTAAGTTCGGTTTATGGTTTACGCTGCATAAGAAGGATGTATGCAAATAAGCGGAGCAACCATAAACCGAATACTGAATACCTAAAACGCACTTTTATGATCACGTTCTACCCAGGTCCGTCAAAAATATATCCACAGGTGGCCGATTATGCCGCCGAAGCCATTCGGGAAGGTATTGTGAGCCAGAATCACCGGAGTGCCGGTTTTATGGATGTGGTGAAAGAAACCATCAACCTCCTGCATCAAAAGCTGGCTATCCCGGCCGAGTATCACATTGCCTTTGTGTCGTCGGCTACCGAATGCTGGGAAATTGTGGCACAATCGCTGACCATCGAAGCCAGTCTTCACCCCTACAGCGGTGCGTTTGGCAAAAAATGGGCCGAATATGCCTATCGCATCAAACCACCCACGGAGTTAAACCAGGCCGATGTGCTCTGTCTGGTTCAAAACGAAACCTCCAACGGCACGCAGGTATCGATGGATACGCTCGCTCAGTTTCGGCGGGAATTTACCAGCACCGACGGCTCGCCAATTATTGCTATCGATGCCGTATCGTCGATGGCCGGAATTGCGTTCGACTGGACGCTGGCCGATGTCTGGTTTGCTTCCGTTCAAAAATGTTTTGGCCTTCCGGCCGGGTTAGCCGTACTTATATACTCCCCGGCAGCGCTCAACCGGGCGCAGGCCATTGGCGAAAACGCACATTATAACAGCCTGCTGTTCATTCACGAAAATTTTTCGAAATACCAGACGCCTTACACACCCAATGGCCTGGGCATATACATGCTCATGCGTGTGATGCAACAGGTAGCTCCCATTGCCGAGGTTGACGCCATTACAAAAAAACGCGCAGCAAACTGGTATTCGTTTTTCGAACAAAAAATGGCCAGCTCCCCTTTCCGGCTGCTGGTCGATACTCCAGCCGAACGGTCCGATACCGTCATTGCCGTTGAAGGCTCCGAGACAGACATCAAGGCGGTGAAGGCTGCGGCCCAACAAGCAGGTATTATGCTCGGAAACGGGTATGGCGACTGGAAAACGACCACGTTTCGCATTGCTAATTTTCCGGCCATCACCGATGCCGAAATTGAAACCTTAACGCAATTCCTTTTGTCATTCCAGCAATAAGAATTGGTCGAATGACAGTTAACCACCATGTTTAATATAAAAGAAATTGCCTCTGTTACGCTCATTCTTTTTTCGGTTATCGACGTGATCGGCTCGTTACCGGTTCTGATCGATCTTCGCAAAAAAGTCGGAAAAATTGAATCGGAACGGGCAACCCTGGTATCGGGAGCGCTGATGATTTCCTTTCTGTTCGTTGGCGAACGGCTGCTAAAGTTGTTTGGCGTCGATGTGGCTTCCTTTGCCGTGGCTGGGGCACTTATCATTTTCCTGATCGGTCTTGAAATGATTTTAGGACGCACCATTTTCAAACCAGAAGAAAGCAGCACGGGTGGCGCTACGCACATTGTTCCAATTGCGTTTCCGCTCATTGCCGGAGCCGGAACACTAACAACTATAATTTCGCTCCGGGCCGAGTATCAGATCGTCAATATTATTATCGGTATCATTATCAATCTGATTCTGATCTATGTTGTCCTGAAATCGTCGGGCTGGCTCGAAACCCGGCTGGGCTCTGGTGGTCTGGCTGTTCTTCGCAAAATATTTGGCATTATTCTGCTGGCCATTGCCATAAAACTGTTTAAAACCAACCTGATTTCTGATTTTTAATTGATATGCACTCACCCGATTCACTTGCTCAGGTAGCAGAATTTCACCGCACCTTCCATGCGCCAGTTCTCGACACACCCCAGATTCCATCCGAAGCCCGCTGCAACCTGCGAGTATCGCTGTTGGCCGAAGAACTCGATGAATTTCGCGAGGCTATTGCGGCTGGCGACATTGTAGCAGTGGCCGATGCACTTTGCGATCTGCAATATGTGTTGTCGGGAGCGGTTCTGGAGTTTGGCCTTGGCAATAAATTCAAAGCCTTATTCGAAGAGGTCCAGCGCTCCAACATGAGCAAAGCCTGCCTGACCGTCGAAGAAGCCGAAGCTACCGTCGCGCAGTATCAGGCTAAAGGCTTTCCCTGCCACTACATCGAGTCGGAGGGCAAATTTCTGGTCTTCCGCGATGCCGACCACAAAACACTCAAAAGCATCAACTACTCTCCCGCCGACCTGGAAACGATACTGAGATAGGTATTCGGTTTACGGTTGCTTTGCAGCAATGGTATGCTAACTGGCAGAGCCACCGTAAACCATAAACCGAATACCGAAAAACCCTTATGACTTCCTCAGCAACTACACTCGAAACCGCTATTCGGCGACGAATCGATCATAAAACCAAACCGCTGGGCGCTTTGGGACGGTTGGAAGAACTGGCTCTGCAAATAGCGTTAATTCAACAGACCGAAACGCCGGTGTTGAGCAATCCGCATATGCTCGTGTTTGCGGGCGATCATGGGCTGGCTGCCGAAGGCGTCAGCGCCTACCCTGCCGACATTACCCATGGCATGGTAAAAAACTTCATTGCTGGCGGAGCCGCCATCAATGTTTTCTGTCGGCAAAATGGCTTGGAGCTATTGGTGTGCGATGTGGGTGTAAATGGCACCTTTGACGAGAACACTGAGAGTTTTGTCAAATACAAAATTCGTCCTGGCACCCGCAATATGCGGTACGAACCCGCCATGACGGCCGATGAATGTGCGGCTGCTCTGGATGCCGGAAAAACGCTGGTCAATGGCATTCAATACCGAAATTGTACTATAGTTGGCTTTGGCGAAATGGGGATTGGCAACACGTCGCCAGCCGCCTTGTTGATGCACCGATTCACCAAACGTCCATTAGATCAATGCGTTGGTCGCGGCACAGGGCTCGACGATGCGGGGTTGGCGCACAAACTGTCGATTCTCGAAACGGTGGCAGCGCAGTACCAGCAACTCACGAATCCATTAGAAATTCTGGCCGCAATGGGAGGTCTGGAAATTGCGGCTATTGTGGGTGGAATACTTCAGGCTACCGAAAACAGGATGGTTATTCTGATCGATGGATTCATTGCCACCTCAGCCTTGCTGGTTGCCCAGGCGCTGAATCCGGCTGTATTACAAAACTGCATTTTCTGCCACCAGTCTAATGAAGCAGGTCATCGACACATGCTCGATTTCTTCAATGCCCGGCCACTGCTCACGCTCGACCTCCGCCTGGGCGAAGGCACAGGATGCGCCCTGGCCTACCCGCTTGTGCAGGCTGCTGTTGGTATGCTGAACGAAATGGCAACGATGGATGTGCTTTAATTCGTTTATGGCCTATCGTTTATCGCTGCTTCGCCTAGTCAACATCTAAATGAGCAGCGCAACCATAAACCATAGACGATAAACGATGAACTTTATGCGACTCTTCTTTACGGCGTTGATGTTTTATACCCGCTTACCGGTTCCGAAAAATATCGACCACTCGGCCGACGCGTTGAACCGATCTACCATGTTCTTTCCGTTGATCGGCTGGATAGTGGGTGGCATAGGCGTAGGCATCTATTGGCTTGGAACGGTGCTGTTTCCACCAACCTATCTTCCCGTATTGTTCAGCATAATTGCTACGGTTTGGGTAACGGGAGCCTTTCATGAAGATGGCTTTGCCGACGTTTGCGACGGCTTTGGGGGTGGCTGGACAAAAGAAAAAATCCTGGCGATCATGAAAGATAGCCGTTTGGGCACCTATGGTACTATTGGGCTGGTATTGCTCCTGGCAGTTAAATTTTTTGCCCTGCAATCGCTGCTCGGTGTCGAAACCTTTGGTTGGGCTGTTGCACTCAAATACATCTCGGCCCATAGCCTGAGTCGGTTAACTGCCGCTACAGTTATCAGCGCGCTCCCCTATGCCCGCGACGATCTTGATGCCAAAGCAAAACCCATTGCGCAGGGTATCACCGCTAGCCAACTCACCATAGCGGCTCTGTTTGGTTTAGCCCCATTGCTGGCGCTTGTGGTTTATACGACACTGTGGATTTATTTGCTCTTTCTGATTCCATTGGCGCTGGTTCGCTGGCGATTCATCTGGTTTTTCAACAAATGGCTCGGTGGCTATACCGGCGATTGTCTGGGGGCCGTCCAACAAGTTACCGAAGTTGTAGTTTATCTGTCATTCGTTTCATTGCTGTGGGTTTCGGTTTAATCATTTTATTGTCCACAGAGAATACAGAAACAGTTTCTGAATCTTTTTGTAATCTCTGTAGCTCTGAGGACAATACCCAACTTGTTTCTAATGGATGTTTATCTGATTCGTCATACCGAAGTTGCTGTTGGGCGTGGGGTGGCCTATGGTCAATCCGATGTCGATCTGGCCGAAACCTACGAAGACCAACGTGACCGACTGATTAACCACTTACCCGACGATCCGTTTGCTATTTTTTCATCTCCCCTGCGCCGGTGCTACCAGTTAGCCAACGATCTGGCCAATACTTTTTCGCCGGGTAGCTCAATAGAAATCGCACCCGGACAAACGTCAGTACCAGATGCCCAACCATTAGTGGTCAAAACCGATGATCGATTGAAAGAATTTTTCTTCGGCGACTGGGAAATGGTGCCCTGGAACGATATTGGCCGCGAGGTTCTGGAGCCGTGGATGGCCGATTTTGTGAACGTTCGAACACCCAACGGCGAAAATTTCAATGATGTGTTCGAGCGGGTGGGCTCGTTCTGGCAGTCGACGATTTTGCCTATTGCGCAAACTCAAACTGCTCAGCCCGTGTTCATCATATCACACGGCGGTGTTATTCGGGCTTTGCTGTGTCTGTTTCTGGATTTATCTTTGCAAAACGCCTACCGGCTCAATCTCGATTATGGAGCTGTAACAAAACTGACATTAACCGGATCGTCATACACGGTCCAATATATAAATCGCTGAAGACACCCATGAAATCGCTACAAATTCGTCTGATTACTTTATGCACCATTGTGCTGGCTACTGCACTCTTTCGCCTGCTGCCGCACTGGCCTAACTTCACTCCCATTGCTGCTTTGGCCTTGTTTGGAGCGGCCACTTTCGAACGCAGGTGGTTAGGTCTGGCAGTTCCATTACTGGCCATGCTATTGAGCGATGCCCTGATTGGTTTCCATGGGAACATGGCTTCAGTTTATGTAAGTTTTGGCCTGACCTGGCTGCTTGGACTATGGGCACTGCGTCGGCCGTCGGCCGGGCGAATTGCCGCTGTTTCGGTTACGGCATCGGTTCTGTTTTTCCTGATCACTAATTTTGCCGTTTGGTATGGCAGCACATTTTACCCACAAACAATGGCGGGACTGATGGGCTGCTACGCAGCGGGGCTGGCGTTCTATGACGGTACGTCTTTCTTTCTGAATGGCCTGCTGGGCGACCTGTTTTTCAATGGTGTTCTCTTTGGAGGCTATTATCTGTTACAACAACGCTTTGGTGTGCTAAAACCCGTGCGGGCTTAACAGTCAACCAAAAAATATTGGAAGCCTTCTGATTCGTCGGAAGGCTTTTTTTATTGGTTCATTGTCATTGGCTGTTCCATGACCAGCCTAGACCTAAAAAGTTTCGAAAACCGTTTAGGTCTGTTTA harbors:
- the aroQ gene encoding type II 3-dehydroquinate dehydratase codes for the protein MKQILIINGPNLNLLGTREPTIYGNRSFIDYLKTLEEQFPDVQLRYFQSNHEGELIDKIHELGFTVDGIVINAGAYTHTSIAIADALSAITAPAIEVHISNVHARESFRHHSYLSAKCKGIIVGLGLKGYEMAIRYLLTV
- a CDS encoding aminotransferase class V-fold PLP-dependent enzyme yields the protein MITFYPGPSKIYPQVADYAAEAIREGIVSQNHRSAGFMDVVKETINLLHQKLAIPAEYHIAFVSSATECWEIVAQSLTIEASLHPYSGAFGKKWAEYAYRIKPPTELNQADVLCLVQNETSNGTQVSMDTLAQFRREFTSTDGSPIIAIDAVSSMAGIAFDWTLADVWFASVQKCFGLPAGLAVLIYSPAALNRAQAIGENAHYNSLLFIHENFSKYQTPYTPNGLGIYMLMRVMQQVAPIAEVDAITKKRAANWYSFFEQKMASSPFRLLVDTPAERSDTVIAVEGSETDIKAVKAAAQQAGIMLGNGYGDWKTTTFRIANFPAITDAEIETLTQFLLSFQQ
- a CDS encoding MarC family protein, which produces MFNIKEIASVTLILFSVIDVIGSLPVLIDLRKKVGKIESERATLVSGALMISFLFVGERLLKLFGVDVASFAVAGALIIFLIGLEMILGRTIFKPEESSTGGATHIVPIAFPLIAGAGTLTTIISLRAEYQIVNIIIGIIINLILIYVVLKSSGWLETRLGSGGLAVLRKIFGIILLAIAIKLFKTNLISDF
- a CDS encoding nucleoside triphosphate pyrophosphohydrolase family protein — encoded protein: MHSPDSLAQVAEFHRTFHAPVLDTPQIPSEARCNLRVSLLAEELDEFREAIAAGDIVAVADALCDLQYVLSGAVLEFGLGNKFKALFEEVQRSNMSKACLTVEEAEATVAQYQAKGFPCHYIESEGKFLVFRDADHKTLKSINYSPADLETILR
- the cobT gene encoding nicotinate-nucleotide--dimethylbenzimidazole phosphoribosyltransferase, which translates into the protein MTSSATTLETAIRRRIDHKTKPLGALGRLEELALQIALIQQTETPVLSNPHMLVFAGDHGLAAEGVSAYPADITHGMVKNFIAGGAAINVFCRQNGLELLVCDVGVNGTFDENTESFVKYKIRPGTRNMRYEPAMTADECAAALDAGKTLVNGIQYRNCTIVGFGEMGIGNTSPAALLMHRFTKRPLDQCVGRGTGLDDAGLAHKLSILETVAAQYQQLTNPLEILAAMGGLEIAAIVGGILQATENRMVILIDGFIATSALLVAQALNPAVLQNCIFCHQSNEAGHRHMLDFFNARPLLTLDLRLGEGTGCALAYPLVQAAVGMLNEMATMDVL
- a CDS encoding adenosylcobinamide-GDP ribazoletransferase, with product MRLFFTALMFYTRLPVPKNIDHSADALNRSTMFFPLIGWIVGGIGVGIYWLGTVLFPPTYLPVLFSIIATVWVTGAFHEDGFADVCDGFGGGWTKEKILAIMKDSRLGTYGTIGLVLLLAVKFFALQSLLGVETFGWAVALKYISAHSLSRLTAATVISALPYARDDLDAKAKPIAQGITASQLTIAALFGLAPLLALVVYTTLWIYLLFLIPLALVRWRFIWFFNKWLGGYTGDCLGAVQQVTEVVVYLSFVSLLWVSV
- a CDS encoding histidine phosphatase family protein produces the protein MDVYLIRHTEVAVGRGVAYGQSDVDLAETYEDQRDRLINHLPDDPFAIFSSPLRRCYQLANDLANTFSPGSSIEIAPGQTSVPDAQPLVVKTDDRLKEFFFGDWEMVPWNDIGREVLEPWMADFVNVRTPNGENFNDVFERVGSFWQSTILPIAQTQTAQPVFIISHGGVIRALLCLFLDLSLQNAYRLNLDYGAVTKLTLTGSSYTVQYINR
- a CDS encoding DUF6580 family putative transport protein, which codes for MKSLQIRLITLCTIVLATALFRLLPHWPNFTPIAALALFGAATFERRWLGLAVPLLAMLLSDALIGFHGNMASVYVSFGLTWLLGLWALRRPSAGRIAAVSVTASVLFFLITNFAVWYGSTFYPQTMAGLMGCYAAGLAFYDGTSFFLNGLLGDLFFNGVLFGGYYLLQQRFGVLKPVRA